In one Cervus elaphus chromosome 9, mCerEla1.1, whole genome shotgun sequence genomic region, the following are encoded:
- the R3HDM4 gene encoding R3H domain-containing protein 4 codes for MVVLENPEAGPEEAAAAARVAPGGRRTLPLPGCLPALASSQVKRLSASRRKQHFINQAVRNSDLVPKAKGRKSLQRLENTQYLLTLLETDGGTPGLEDGDLAPPAAPGIFAEACSNETYVEIWNDFMNRSGEEQERVLRYLEDESKSKARRRGPTRGEDRRREDPAYTPRECFQRISRRLRAVLKRSRIPMETLETWEERLLRFFSVSPQAVYTAMLDNSFERLLLHAICQYMDLISASADLEGKRQMKVSNRHLDFLPPGLLLSAYLEQHS; via the exons GCCCCTTCCGGGCTGCCTGCCCGCTCTAGCCAGCTCCCAGGTGAAGAGGCTCTCGGCCTCCCGGCGGAAGCAGCACTTCATCAACCAGGCTGTGCGGAACTCAGACCTCGTGCCCAAGGCCAAGGGGCGGAAGAGCCTCCAGCGCCTGGAGAACA CACAGTACCTCCTGACCCTGCTGGAGACAGATGGAGGAACACCTGGCCTGGAGGATGGGGACCTGGCACCCCCCGCGGCACCTGGCATCTTTGCAGAAGCCTGCAGCAATGAGACCTATGTGGAG ATCTGGAATGACTTCATGAACCGCTCTGGGGAGGAGCAGGAGCGTGTTCTCCGATACCTGGAGGATGAGAGCAAGAGCAAGGCGCGGAGGAGGGGGCCTACCCGCGGGGAAGACAGGCGGAGAG AGGACCCTGCCTACACGCCCCGGGAGTGCTTCCAGCGCATCAGCAGGCGTCTGCGAGCTGTCCTCAAGCGGAGCCGTATTCCCATG GAAACACTAGAGACCTGGGAGGAGCGGCTGCTGAGGTTCTTCTCTGTGTCCCCCCAGGCCGTGTACACGGCCATGCTGGACAACAG CTTCGAGAGGCTCCTGCTTCATGCCATCTGCCAGTACATGGATCTCATCTCAGCCA GCGCCGACCTGGAGGGCAAGCGACAGATGAAGGTCAGCAATCGCCACCTGGACTTCCTGCCACCAGGGCTGCTCCTGTCCGCCTACCTGGAGCAGCACAGCTGA